A window of Apus apus isolate bApuApu2 chromosome 26, bApuApu2.pri.cur, whole genome shotgun sequence genomic DNA:
agggactttaaagatcaccaggttccaacctcccttccacaagcagggacacctcccactggaccaggctcatccaacctgcccttgaacacctccagggaggggcaaAGTAATTCTTTGGCCTTTCCAACACTGTGTGTGTGAACCCCTGTCTGGGACAGGTCTGATGTGTGTGTCATACCTTGACCTCTTGGACGTTGGGATTCCAGTCTCCCATCTGCTCCATGTTGTCCACCAGCTCACCATACACTGCATCCAGGGGCTGgtccaccaccacctccagtCGGAACACCTTGCCCACATCTGGGAGCACTTTGCTCAGCACTTTGTCCCCGTTATCCTGGAGAGGGGAAAGGTGGGATTAACATCACAGATATTTACCAGAGGCCCGTGTCAGTCTGGTGCAAGGCAGAGCACCCACCACTGTCATCTCTGTTTTCCAGCCATCCTGGTCCCCGAGGATGCTGAGTGATTTCTGGAGGGCTTCCTCCCCTTGCTTGATGTAAGACATTTCCATCTCACTGAAGGGTTTCTCCTCCAGCCTCGAGCCTGCACGGGAGGAGACCAAAGCAGGAGAGTAAGAACACTGCACAGGTGACTAAGACCTCCTAACGCCAGGTACATTTTATTTACATCAAATACACTTTACTGTGCGCAGGGGCTGAGGAAGTAACTTCAGTTCCCACCAACTTGCCTGCCTTTCCCTTTGATCAGCCAATGCACAGCAGGTTTTCCTCCATCACCCTCCCAAGCCCTGACAAGTGACAGTCCCCACCTGGCAGGAGGGGCCAGACCCCCAGTCTGCTGGTTACTTACTGAGCAAGGAGCTTCTCCTCCGGACCTGGTGGATCCAGGTGCTGGGTCCAGGGCTGCGGCAGGCGAGCCggctcagctcctggctgatGGCAACAGCTGCTTGTCTTCTCAGACCTGGGGAGAGAAAGTGTCACTCAGCCCCTCCAGGGGTTTGATGAGCTCCGTTCTGTTTTGCAATTTAAACATACAACCGCTGAAAAAGTCTTGTCTCCTTTCACTGAAGTCCCTAAGACACAGAGAGGAGCTGCCTGCCACCTGCACTGCACTGGCACAGAAGCTGCCCTCAGCAAACCCGGGCTTTGCTCCTGGTCTGAGCCCGGGAGCACAAAACAGTCATGAAAATATCAAGGAAGGACCAGGTGGGTGCTCAGGAAGGGCCGTAGGAAACGGGACAGAAGAATATTCAGCCAGCAGGGGCGTCACCCAGAGCTACCCGCAGCAGCCCCCAGAAACAGGTCAGGGGGGCAGAAAGAGTCATAGGGACGGTAAAGCAGGAAACCCAGAAAGTCACAGGGTGAGAAGAGCATCCCTAGAGCCCCTTGGAGCCGAGGGgctccccggcccggcccccggcTCCTCACCCGTCATGTTGCGCAGGTGCCGGTAGGAGATGGCAGCGCAGAGCTTGGAGGTGGCGGGAAGCATCGCCCCGAGCCGCGGCGTCCGTGAGCCCCGCGCTGCTTCCTGAGCCCCGCACTGCTCCCTGAGCCCCGCACTGCTCCCTGAGCCCCGCACTGCTCCGCTCCCTGAGCCCCGCGCTGCTCCCTGAGCCCCGCACTGATCCGCACTGCTCCCTGAGCCCCGCGCTGCTCCGCTCCCTGAGCCCCGGACTGCTCCGCTCCCTGAGCCCCGCACTGCTCCGCACTGCTTCCTGAGCCCCGCACTAATCCGCTCCGCTCCCTGAGCCCCGCACTGCTCCGCTCCCTgagccccgctccgctccctgAGCCCCGCACTGCTCCCGCCGCTCCCTgagccccgctccgctccctgAGCCCCGCACTGCTCCGCTCCGCTCCCTGAGCCCCGCGCTGCTCCGCTCCCTGAGCCCCGCACTGCTCCCGCCGCTCCCTGAGCCCCGCActgctcccgccgctcccggcgCCCGCCCTTAAGTAGGGCGGCTGAAGGATGCGGGCTCGTCAGCCGCGAGATAAGGGCCGTCCCCGCGGCGGGGCCAAGGCCGGGCCCGGCTCCTCCCGCATCTGCCGGGCCGGCAGGACGGGGCGCGGGCAGCCGCGGGGGGCACGGGCAGGGGGCAGCGAGATAAGCCCCGTGCCAGGGACCAACCCCACGATCATCAGCCACGGGAACAGCGGGTGACAATCCATCCTGACAAGGGATGGTCACAGAATGACGGGATTGccttggctggaaaagaccttccagctcatcaagtccaaccactaaccacgcactgacaagtccttaactaaaccatcTCCCTAAGTACAGTGTCTGTacgactccaccacctccttgggcagcctgtgccagtgcctgacaaacctttcagtgaagaaattcttcccaacatccaatctaagcctcccctggcacaacttgaggccattccctcctgtcctatcactagatACTCCGTTTGAACAGCCCGATCCTCACCCCtatacaacctcctttcagggagttgcagaaagtgagaaggtctcccctcagcctccttttctccaggctgaacccccccagctcctccagccactcctcttaCCACGACTGCTCCAAAACCATCAtcagcttcactgcccttctctggacatgctctaGTAGCTCAGTGTCCTTTCTATGATGGTGGGTAACAACGAATAGTAacagatagcaatgggcaatGATGGACAGTGATGCACAACATCACCTCACAGCACAACCACCTGGAATAACCAGAGCCAGGCTCAGCTCAACCTTCTCTAACACCAGACAAGAGCCTCTCCCCACCTCAGGGAACCAGACCCCACAGCAAAGCCCTTGCTGCGCCAGCACAATAAAGCCCCAGTGCATGAGTCCAAACCCCACAGGCAGAGTGGGACCCCCCTACACCCACAAACACACATGGGACCAGTGGGGCAGCTCCAGAGGTGTGTTTCATCCACATCTCATGGGCAAGGGTGTTCCAGAGCCCTCTCAGAGCCCTCAGCTGCTCCACCAGACTAGATAAAACTGAATATTCAGTGTATTAATCCACTGCACCCTGGGCTGGGAGTGAGGGGAAGCCCCCAAAACCTCCCCCAGAGGGCTGTTTATCTGCCACGGGGCTGGAAGCAGTGGGACACGGCGGAGCAGCGATAACACTCAAGGATGAAATGACATTTCTGGGATGAGTTACAGCCCCAGAGCCTGGCGCTCCTGGGAGCCCGTGAATCACCAGCTGCTTCCTTTGACGtcagcccctgctccctcctgcagggaATGTGACCTTCCTCCTGCTGTTGCAACAACTTGGCCAAGGGGGAggtcagctgtgctggcagctcagccctggggagccccTCGCCTACCCCAGCCTACCCGCTGAGCCCCCAGGAGATGATTTTGGGTCCTACCTGCCATCCAGGAagggtcctgctgccctgggacacCTCTCCTTCAtcaccagggctgctgctctcctccaggTGCAGGAGAAGACACCTCTGATTCATGTGCAAGCAGATGGAAGTGCTGGTGGGACCAAGAGGAAGCCAGAAGCTGTGCCATCCACTTCCCAAATGTTTACTGGGAAACCCCTGCTCTCCAGTGGATGGTGCAGCCCcagtgtgattcttggggtcCCCCTGCAGGTGCCCCCCCAGGATGGGCTTCATCCAGCTGGTTCCTGTGcctgggggaggaaaaaaaccaggaTGGTTTGAAATTCCCGATTGCCTGGAGCTCCCAACCCCACAGCCCGGAGCTGATGCCAATGCCAAGTACCAAGGGAtctgcagcacccagggagACCCTCCAGCACGGGGCACCACCCCTGgacccccacagccccctgccctgccggTGACACAGCCGGGGGACACAGCatgggggtggcagggggacCCCCCAGCTGCCATCCAGCCGGGACCGTTGTTATCCCAGAGGGAGCAGGCACTCCCAGGCACAAGGCCTCGGCACAAGGACACCCTGTTGTTTGTGAGAAGAACCAAAACagcccaggcagagccaggccTTCAAGCTGCAGGCTGAGGGTCTGGAGGGAGTGAGCCCCTCTGTGCCCCTCAGAAGGGTCACAGGGACAGTCAcacccacagcctgcaggaagCTGTGCCAAAAAGGTACCCAAGAGACCCTCAGGAGGGTCTGGTTAATTGGGACCCCCAGCCCTGAACCCTTACCAGCTCCTGACCTGacctcagcatctcctctggctgtccctcaggggtctcATGCTGTCACTGTGCCACCAGGCTGCCCACCGTGTCCAcagagcctggagaagggacagcagcaccaggaACGGCATCGGGAGCAGCAGATGTGGCTCTGGGGATGGGTTTGGGGTCCCAGCACCTACCTCGGGCACAGGGCAGGCACCTCTCCACTGGGATAGGGGGGGACATGGCTGGTCTGGCTGGCAGAGCCAAGTTGGGGGTGTTGGGGGCAAGGGAGGGACGTGGTCCCCCCTGCCAGCGAGGGGACACCCGGGACGGGCACCTGGAGCCCTCCCACCCGCATCCCACAGGatgcaggagggagagaaaactCTGGGGGAGGCGAAACAACCACAAAAGCCCCGACCCCCCCCCAAAACACCCCCCACGCAAAGTCACCACGTGTCTCCACTGGCAGGTTTTTAGCTTAAAAATGTACATCCAGGCGCTCAAGGTACAAATATTTACAAGTGTTTACAAATGTACAAAACCAGATCAATGTAAACCCAAGGCGTCGGGAGCCGCGACTCCCCAGGGCCTGATGGCAAGGGGGGGTCTGGGCACCCACAGCAtggccccccagccccctgcacaCCCACCCAGCCCTCCATGCAGCAtctgcccctcaccccccagccccatgggTGCTCTgccccccaccagcccctgagCTGTCCCAGAAAGGCCGGGGGCTCCTGCCCACCCAAAACcaccttggaaaaaaatgcccTGTCCTGAGCCTGACTTCACATCATTGTGGCCAGAGCAAAAGGGGGAGGCTGCATccccctggggagggggttcTGTCGTGGAGACCCCATCCCTTCTCCCACCTCCGTGGGGATCCCACAGCACGGCTGGGGGGGCCGGGCACCCCCTGCTCCAAGGCTGCCTGCGTTTCTATTTGCAGAGCACAGATAAACCCGCAGAGGTCACGCACTGAGCGGGCGATAAGATAATGGGCACAAACGCAGCAAAAATAggtccctgccctggcccctTCCCCCTGGCTGTGGCCgggggggtgcagggggtggTTCTGCAGCAGGACTCCTCGAGAACAGGCTGGACGCACCGTGTGGCTGGGGAAAAAGGggccaaggagctgctggggttggGGTCGGGCAGACTCTGCCCCTCCAATCCCCCTtgcctgtgccagcagcccGCATCTGTCTGTGCCAGCGTCCTGGAGACCCCAGCCCCAGTCCGGGATAACCCCCAGAGGGCACGGGGGGGCTTCCCGGCCCCCCCAGGATGGCGAGAGGGGTCAGGATGGTGCTGGGGCTTGGCTGGCAGAGTTGGCCACGGGAGGGTGCGAGTTCACGGCGGCCGAGTGCGGGGGGTGGAGGGTGGTGCCGAGGGTGTAGTCGGCTGGCTGtgagggacagacagacagacggcAGGGAGTGAGCCAGGGGGGTCACCCAGGGCAACCCTCCCCCTCCaacccaccccccaaaaaaatccccatctCTTACGTGGCGTCGGAAGAGCCTCTGCAGAAGGCTGCGCTTGGGGGGCTCGGGCAGCTGCCTCCAGTCCAGGTCGGGGGAGCGGGTCCCGCTGGGTCCGAACACGTTGAGGTCCTTGAAGCACTCGGTCTCGATCATCTGGGGGGGCCAGGAGACCAGGGGGTGGGCGTGAGCAGCCCCAGTGgttctgcagcaggacaggagcaccctgctgccccacagcccctgtACCTCGTTCTGCCAGGGGATGGAGACGCTGCCGGTGGCAAATTTGGCGTAGAAATCGTTGTCAGTCTGGTCCAGGTTAACGCCCTTCACTGTAGAGAACTGCTCGATGTCCAGCACATCCTTGCAATAAACTGCCCGGGGCTGTGGGAGCCAGAGAGCTGTGAGTGGGGGGATTTGGGCTCACCCCCCAGGCTGGTGCACACCCTCGCTCTGTCCTTACATCTGGCACAAAGGGGGGTGTCATGATGCCGGCCTCCAGGCGCTTGAAGTTGACAGTCCTGAAGAAGGGATGTCGCTTCACCTCGGCCGCCCCCTCGGCCCCGCAGCCCAGGCGCTGCCTGGGGTCCTtggccaggagctgggaagggggaCAGGCGGTCACGGTGGGAGGGACAGAGGCAGCCCTGGCCCCCGCGGGGgaccagctgctccccagctcacCATCTGGCAGATGGCCTGAGCATCCTCGCTGAACTTCTCCGAGTACAactccaggtcctcctgcacCCGCTTCTCCACCTCCTCCCGCTTCACCCGCTCCTTGCGGGCACGGAAGGGCGACTGTCCCTGGATCATCTCGTACACCAGGCAGCCCAGGCCCCACCAGTCGGGGCTGAAGGCGTAGCGCTCGTTGTTGATCACCTCTGGGGCTGCGAGGCATGGCCCCAGACCTGTCAGCGGCCGGGGGGCCAGGACCCCCAGGCCAGCCCGGCTGACGCAGCCCCCACACTCACCCATGTAGCCGACAGTGCCCACACGCCCACGGATGGTCTCGCCCTCAGGGATCTTGATGGCCAGTCCCAGGTCAGAGATCCTGATGTggcctggggcagggagggggtggagggCATCAGCCCAAGGAAGGTGCCCCTGCATGGGGAGCATCATCCCAGGGAAGGCACCCTGCAAGGAGGGCAGCattccagggaagggccacccCAAATCCCTGCCTGTCctccccaaaacccagccagaGACCCCTCAGTAGGCACACAAGGACGTATCCCCAAAGCCAGAGCCAGACCCAGCCTCCCCCTCCTCACCATCATCATCCAGTAGGATGTTCTCTGGCTTCAGGTCCCTGTGGAGACAGAGGGATGGAGGGGCTCAGCAGGGAGGGGGTCCCACCCTGCCACCCTGCCAGCCCCCGCCCCACTCACCGGTAGACGATGCCCTCCTGGTGCAGGTGCTGGAGCCCACAGCAGATCTCTGCTGCGTAGAAGACCACGCGCTTGTCCTCGAAGCCAGGGTTGCCCATGTTGTAGATGTGGAACTTGAGGTCACCGCCGTTCATGATGGTCAGCACCAGGCACAGCGCGTCCTTCGTCTCGTAGGCGTAGGCCAGGCTCACCTGTGTGCCCACCCCCCATCAGTGCTGGCCCTGAGCCCCCCACACACCTCGGGGACCCCCCCCCAGGAGCACGGCACGCACCACAAACCGGCTGTTGACCTTCTCCAGGATCTGCTTCTCGTTCAGGGCCATCGCCTCCCCCTTCCGCTTCTTGATCCgcttcttctccagcttcttgcaGGCGTACATCTTCCCCGTGGCCCGCACCTGGCAGGCACACACCTGGGAGGGAGACAGGACAGACGGGGGGTgagccccccccccagcccaccaTTGCCCCCCCATCCTCTCCCCATGGCCGTACCTCTCCAAAACCGCCTTTGCCCAGGATCCGGTACTGCCGAAATGTGTCCTTGGtgacaggctgcctggaaagcacagccccaggggcaCCTCAGCCTGGCCAGACCCCCCACAACACCCTGGGACCCCCTCAGACCCCCCCCTCACCTCTCTAGGTACTTCCATTGCAAAAAACGGTCAAAATACATGCTGTCCTTGTAGTCAGCAAAGGGCTCCCCGCTCAGGTACTCATGCAGTGGGCTGGTGGGGGACAGCAGAGAGTGtcacctgcagccccccctgGGTGGCCACAGTCCCCCCTGGGCACCTGTCCCCATGCAGGGCACTCACcacaagcagctgctgaagagaTCCTTGCAGGGGCCCTGCTGCAGGTCCTGCAGGCACCGGCTGGCGTGGGGCTGCCCAACCTCGGGCAGGAAATCTGGGGACTGCcgggggggagcagagggaggcagggcCCTCACATGCCACCCTGAGCCTGGCTGGGCAATGGGTGCCaccaggatgcccagggagcAGCGACACGGCTCCATGGACAGCAAGGGACCCCCTAAGGCTGCTCCCACTCCCATCCCATCCTCACCCTGTCCTGGTCCAGCTGCCTGGGGGGGGTAAAGCCTCCCCTGGGACTCACCTCCTGCCTGAGGAACTGATGGATGATCTCCTCCcccatttccttcctcttctcatcTGGGGAGAGCTCGTAGTCCCCCTGAGATGCACAGGAGAGGAGGGTGCTGCAGTCAGGGGCACTGGGCTCTGCCCTTTGCCCCATGCTGAGACCCCCCCGAGGGTGGTGCTGGCAGCCCGGGGGTCTCCCACACTGCTCCCCGCAGCAGCCAGACCCAGACTCAGgtctcctgcagcctgggcatCTCCAGTTATTCAAAATGGGGAAAAGACCCACATCCTGCAAGAGCTGGATGAGCACAGGGAGGGGCTGTTCTACTGGCCCACGTTCCCCACCAGAAGCCCCGAGGGCTGGGAGGTCCCTGCACACCCTAGAGGCACCGGCTGGTCCCCCCGAGGGCCGCCCCCGCTGCTTGGCACACGCTGTGTAGCTGCGGGAAGCACGGGTGGTTTTACGAGGCTCGTGTTTCCCATTCGCCAGCATCTGAAATCTCCCGGAGCCGGGAGAAACCTGGCAACAGGCACCGATGGATTCTCCAGCAGTGTTTTGAGCCTGCTGGGACGGGGAGTCCCCTTTCCTTGGCACAAGCACAAAGAAACCGGGACGGGAAGGggggctctgcctcctgcctccccagcagccccccagggcagcactgccctgctgcAACCCTGCCTGGGGACTCGGCAAAACCCCCAGCAACCCCATCCTGGGAAAAAGGTGCCCGTGTCCGAGCAGGGCGGGCGCGGTGTCCCCATCCCGGGGGTCCCTCACCACGGCGTCCAGGAAGCGGATGCAGCGCAGCAGCTCCGGCCGCGTCTCGCAGAACTGCCGGAAGAGCAGCCGGCCGATGGGCTGCCGCTGGCACAGGCTGCCGTAGTCCTGCTCTGCAAGGGAAGGCGGGACGTGTGGCAGGACTTGCCACGCGCCGTGCCGAGCACATGTCCCGTGTCCCCAGCGCTGTGCTGGGACCCCCGGCTGCCCCGTTCCCGCTGCCCAGCCCGGCTCACCCAGGCCCTTCCGCAGCTCATCGCACTGGCTGATGTGCGGGAACCGCAGGATCTCTCTCCACTTCTtgctcctgcctttcctcttgccgccacctcctgcagccaggggagagggagaggggtcACATCGGCAGGACGGGCTCGGCTGCCCCAGCCGGTGGCAGGGGaacagggcagcacagcctgcccagccctggttTGGGGTTTCCCCCATCCCACCACTGCTGATCCCCAAAAGCCATCACTCAGACACAAACCCCCAGCAGTGGGGCTTTGGGCAACTCTAAAGCCAGGTGGGAAAGACGCCCTGGAGAGGGCACAGACCCCCGAGGGGACCCTCGcccccaccagctgcagggatCCGCACCCAGTCACGGCTCCAGCAGGGGCGGGATCCCCCTCAGCACCACCCGGCGCCAGGGATGGCCAAGCCCCCGGGCACAGGCTTCCCCCTGAACCACCGCCGCGGCCCCGCGTCGCTCCCTCCCCTAAACATCTGATTTCTGAATCTCCCCACAAGCCATTTGTCCTGCCCacggggctgcagcagcccggCCTCTGCCCCTCGGGACTGGGACCCCCTGGGGACAAGGAGAGGGCAGAGGGGTGTCCCCACGGCAGCCgctcctcccaggcagatgcttGGCACGTGAAATCATCCCTGCAGGGACCTGACATCAGTGTGGCTCGGAGCTGGTGGCCGGCCAACCCCGCCGGCCCCGGGGACGCCGCGGTGCTGGGCTCCGGCCGGGCAGAGCTTCCTGCCGTCATCGGCTCGCTTCCTCCGGCAGGAACCGCGGGGAGGGTGCGGGTCCCGGCCCCCCGCTCCCTCCGGCACCGGCAGCGCAGGGTCCCGAGAGCTcggaggaggagctggagctcccCGGGGTGGCCAGACAAGGGGTAAAGCCCAGGCAAAGACCCTCCACCGAAAGAGACGGCAGCCCCGACCACGCGGGGATGTTTGGAGGCCGCGGCTTCGTGACCGGGCTCACCGCACAATTCCTCCTTCCCCGCCTCCTCCACAGACCCTGCAGGACCAGCCCCCGGCACCGCCTGACACTTCACCACACTCCTTCTAAATTTCACCTTGTTTGCTGCAACAATAACTCACAGAATCCCCTTGGT
This region includes:
- the STAR gene encoding steroidogenic acute regulatory protein, mitochondrial isoform X2 — encoded protein: MAGLRRQAAVAISQELSRLACRSPGPSTWIHQVRRRSSLLSSRLEEKPFSEMEMSYIKQGEEALQKSLSILGDQDGWKTEMTVDNGDKVLSKVLPDVGKVFRLEVVVDQPLDAVYGELVDNMEQMGDWNPNVQEVKILQKIGKDTVITHEKAAAPPGNIVGPRDFVSVRCSKRRGSTCVLAGMATTFGAMPEQEGFVRAENGPTCMILRPLSGSPSQTKLTWLLSIDLKGWLPKTIINQVLSQTQVDFANHLRERLARTC
- the STAR gene encoding steroidogenic acute regulatory protein, mitochondrial isoform X1, translating into MLPATSKLCAAISYRHLRNMTGLRRQAAVAISQELSRLACRSPGPSTWIHQVRRRSSLLSSRLEEKPFSEMEMSYIKQGEEALQKSLSILGDQDGWKTEMTVDNGDKVLSKVLPDVGKVFRLEVVVDQPLDAVYGELVDNMEQMGDWNPNVQEVKILQKIGKDTVITHEKAAAPPGNIVGPRDFVSVRCSKRRGSTCVLAGMATTFGAMPEQEGFVRAENGPTCMILRPLSGSPSQTKLTWLLSIDLKGWLPKTIINQVLSQTQVDFANHLRERLARTC
- the LOC127394767 gene encoding G protein-coupled receptor kinase 5-like gives rise to the protein MELENIVANTVLLKAREGGGGKRKGRSKKWREILRFPHISQCDELRKGLEQDYGSLCQRQPIGRLLFRQFCETRPELLRCIRFLDAVGDYELSPDEKRKEMGEEIIHQFLRQESPDFLPEVGQPHASRCLQDLQQGPCKDLFSSCLCPLHEYLSGEPFADYKDSMYFDRFLQWKYLERQPVTKDTFRQYRILGKGGFGEVCACQVRATGKMYACKKLEKKRIKKRKGEAMALNEKQILEKVNSRFVVSLAYAYETKDALCLVLTIMNGGDLKFHIYNMGNPGFEDKRVVFYAAEICCGLQHLHQEGIVYRDLKPENILLDDDGHIRISDLGLAIKIPEGETIRGRVGTVGYMAPEVINNERYAFSPDWWGLGCLVYEMIQGQSPFRARKERVKREEVEKRVQEDLELYSEKFSEDAQAICQMLLAKDPRQRLGCGAEGAAEVKRHPFFRTVNFKRLEAGIMTPPFVPDPRAVYCKDVLDIEQFSTVKGVNLDQTDNDFYAKFATGSVSIPWQNEMIETECFKDLNVFGPSGTRSPDLDWRQLPEPPKRSLLQRLFRRHPADYTLGTTLHPPHSAAVNSHPPVANSASQAPAPS